NNNNNNNNNNNNNNNNNNNNNNNNNNNNNNNNNNNNNNNNNNNNNNNNNNNNNNNNNNNNNNNNNNNNNNNNNNNNNNNNNNNNNNNNNNNNNNNNNNNNNNNNNNNNNNNNNNNNNNNNNNNNNNNNNNNNNNNNNNNNNNNNNNNNNNNNNNNNNNNNNNNNNNNNNNNNNNNNNNNNNNNNNNNNNNNNNNNNNNNNNNNNNNNNNNNNNNNNNNNNNNNNNNNNNNNNNNNNNNNNNNNNNNNNNNNNNNNNNNNNNNNNNNNNNNNNNNNNNNNNNNNNNNNNNNNNNNNNNNNNNNNNNNNNNNNNNNNNNNNNNNNNNNNNNNNNNNNNNNNNNNNNNNNNNNNNNNNNNNNNNNNNNNNNNNNNNNNNNNNNNNNNNNNNNNNNNNNNNNNNNNNNNNNNNNNNNNNNNNNNNNNNNNNNNNNNNNNNNNNNNNNNNNNNNNNNNNNNNNNNNNNNNNNNNNNNNNNNNNNNNNNNNNNNNNNNNNNNNNNNNNNNNNNNNNNNNNNNNNNNNNNNNNNNNNNNNNNNNNNNNNNNNNNNNNNNNNNNNNNNNNNNNNNNNNNNNNNNNNNNNNNNNNNNNNNNNNNNNNNNNNNNNNNNNNNNNNNNNNNNNNNNNNNNNNNNNNNNNNNNNNNNNNNNNNNNNNNNNNNNNNNNNNNNNNNNNNNNNNNNNNNNNNNNNNNNNNNNNNNNNNNNNNNNNNNNNNNNNNNNNNNNNNNNNNNNNNNNNNNNNNNNNNNNNNNNNNNNNNNNNNNNNNNNNNNNNNNNNNNNNNNNNNNNNNNNNNNNNNNNNNNNNNNNNNNNNNNNNNNNNNNNNNNNNNNNNNNNNNNNNNNNNNNNNNNNNNNNNNNNNNNNNNNNNNNNNNNNNNNNNNNNNNNNNNNNNNNNNNNNNNNNNNNNNNNNNNNNNNNNNNNNNNNNNNNNNNNNNNNNNNNNNNNNNNNNNNNNNNNNNNNNNNNNNNNNNNNNNNNNNNNNNNNNNNNNNNNNNNNNNNNNNNNNNNNNNNNNNNNNNNNNNNNNNNNNNNNNNNNNNNNNNNNNNNNNNNNNNNNNNNNNNNNNNNNNNNNNNNNNNNNNNNNNNNNNNNNNNNNNNNNNNNNNNNNNNNNNNNNNNNNNNNNNNNNNNNNNNNNNNNNNNNNNNNNNNNNNNNNNNNNNNNNNNNNNNNNNNNNNNNNNNNNNNNNNNNNNNNNNNNNNNNNNNNNNNNNNNNNNNNNNNNNNNNNNNNNNNNNNNNNNNNNNNNNNNNNNNNNNNNNNNNNNNNNNNNNGGGAGTTGCCGGAGGACAGTTAGCAGAGgctaaggctatgctatgtggctccgcaccggctacagggggctggctaactaccgcagctactgaatggttttccatggtgtggagccgcgcttctaattcactaagcctcgcctccaacgcagcaaataagctacacttattacaattaccactgtcgctaaaggaggcagaggcataactgaacatttggcacaccgagcaagaaagagcagaaggagaagccatcgctaactgtaaagctaatgtagctaccaaggctagtaacgtgcaaacaacagctaagagattagcgagaaagtcgtagaaaggaagagagctataagtgcttaaacagaaccactgtgggttaagacttgaagtagacgttaaagcaactcaGAACCactgtgggttaagacttgaagtagacgttaaagcaactgactACAGCAGCATTCAAGAATTTGTTCAGCTCCATATCTAAACTTGTTTATGTcctttcactgtgtgtgtggttgagttGTTGCCAGGCTTACCTGTTGGCTTTACATGCTGATGTCATGATATGctctttctgtttattttgtttatcagCCTGTTAAATTTTGACACTGTTTGAAGGCAGGCTGACCCTTGATCGCTGACTATCATGAAGCAGTCGCAGCTTTCCACTGCTCAGCTGAGGTAATGCTGTGTGAAATGGATTGCAGACGtcactttttttaatcactccCCTCTTCTGTCCTCCCCTCCTGTCTGTCAGAGTAAGACTGTGTTATGTCCCATGTCAGAACGACCCATTAAGATGAATGAGCTTATCACAGTGCGCTTTACCCCATTGGACTCCAGCCTGGATCGAGTGGCCTTGCTCACCCGCCAGGTCAGTTTACCTCAGCACCTTGTTGTCCACCATCGTACAGTCTGTTCAGTGTTTACAGCTACAATCCTATCTCATGCACGAATGGCACCCAGGCTTCATGACTGTGAGCATCCTTGTTTAACAAATCATTATAAAAATCATTGTTGAGATAACTTGTTAAACTAACTTAACCAAACATTACTGCTAATATACATTTAGCAACACTAATGGTAAAACCCACTTGATGATGATTTTTGCAAAACTTAAATCAGGTTATTTACCTTGAAACTTGAAACAAAAAGCAGAGTCGGTCAGAGTTCAAATAATTTGGTGCCACTGATAAAAGTATGTTCAGTGAGATTGCAGTTTAATCATACAGAGTTACTagatcaacttcactgtgacatcataatgttctgcaaaaacacttttctggccattactcaatgtcatagGTCAGGATCAGAAGggtagacatttggtcagatatttaattggtgacactaaccttggatgtccaccttgaaacaccattgattgtatagatcctctgtgctgctggggggaagatgtgtgtgaagtatctatgttttacagtttgtagcttctttgccgTAACATCCATTTTTGAAGCATTGTTTACTGTCATGGCTACGTGTGAGTCTGgatagacatggatgtaaactaacTGCTacttgactggttcatggaGACATTCTACTGTGGGGCAGTAATTCCAGTTTATCTTTCAGGTTCTGTTGTCACACATCTGCCTGAATAGAAAAAACTTGATTGATAATTGTCAGTGGTATACCAGAGTCCTACTGCCAGCCTTGCAGGGAGCATTTCTAAACAGATCCCTGTTTTATACTTGAACTGAAACCAGCTTAGTGTCTTGTCTCTGAGAATGCAACCACGTCTTACCAGATGATGTTACTCACAAGTGTGTTGTTTGACCACAAAAAGGGAAGAAAAGATATACTGTAAAAGTGATGCAGAAGGTGAAATCCAGtttgaaatgtaattattttcaaATATGCCTGTACTAATGTAGGTATGGCCTCAAAGTGTGTTTTCTACAGCACATTCCAGTGATGTAAGGATACGTCTGgtgttgttatatatttttgttaccCTCAACAAGTCTCACGAAGCAGCAAATCAGCTTCTTTCTCACATTTAGGAAAGTATGACATCACGCTCAAACCTTATCTTATGTGATGTGAACAGAGTATTTCCTCTACACTGTCAGTAGAATAGTATAATCCTGTCTTGTCTCTACAGGACAGGTATGTATGTGCAGTAACCAGAGATGTCCTCGGCAACAGTGTCCCCTGTGCCGTTCTGCGCCCCTCGTGAGTGTCAACACGTCTCCCTCCACTCTGACATCCACATGTTGAGTGTTCTCTTTCAGGGgatcactgacacacactcttTGTGTTCAGGGGTGCTGTGGTCACTCAGGAGTGTGTGGagaagctgatcaagaaggacATGATTGATCCTGTGACTGGAGACAAACTGACTGACAAAGACATCATACCACTGCAGAGGGTATGTATGCACGTCTGTGTAGAGGTAGAGGTGGTGGTGGTAACTGTTCCATGAATTCCAAAAATGGTTTTAATAATCCAATCCAGGGGTCAGGAGACTGACACGATTCTTACGGTGCCTTTAGACAGCAAGTGGTTGCTGCTCAGTTATCTCTGCTGTAGACACAATAGCAGCAGCAAGGCCCGCAtgcacagaatcccttcatttgttaACACAAGGCTTCTTATTGTGAAATACTAAGGTGACTATGTCATTGACCATGGGGTGGCTTGCACGGCTCCATAAATTAGTGTAgtacctgttgttgtttttttttgtgatcaacTTGTTATTGCCTTTTGTTACATGGAATAGTTGTACATAGAATACGGTTAGTagtaacaaaacaaataactttATACATATCACCATTGcctttgaaaatgaaattagacaaaaaaaaatagaaataaaagtacattgagtaataaataataacgccaaacacaaaagacaaaacaaaagtttagaCAAACACTATACTAAAACTATACCAAAGATCAACTTTCATGTGACAGAGTGGGCAGACTCTGTGTGTAGGCTTTCTTATACTATTAAGTTCTTTAATCAGTTATAGTTATGCAAGAAAATGTGGATCTCAAAGAGAACCAATAAGGGCAACCCAAGCCTCCACAGAGGATGCCCGGGCCTTATGAATTACGGCCAGTGATCTTTCTATGACAGTGATATCCCTGAAATGATTCATCCATTCTTTAATCAACGGAGACTCAGGAGAAAACCATAAGTGAATTATTGTCTTCTTGGCAGCAATTAAACCTGCAAATATGATCTTCCTAAGGGCTAACCTGATGTTTTCACTTAGGGCAGAATCATCATTGAATAGTAACAAAGTAGGCTGTTTAGGAATTGGAAATTTCAAAATTTTTTCAGATACTTTGCCATCGTACTCCAAAAATCAGAGACTGAGGGGCATTCCCAAAAAACATGAAGGTATGTACCTGCAGTATTCTGGCTACATTTAGTGCAGTTTGGACTGTCtatacttttcattttaaaacatctgtAGGGTGTGGCATAAAATTTGTGCACAAACTTAAAGTGTATGTTGATTTGCTGGATTTTTGgatgaaataaatatattagACCAGATTTTGTCCCAGTCACGTTCAAAGCCCTGTCCGTCCAAATCAAGATTCCAGGACTCAGTCACCCTGAGAGTTTGGGCATTTTTTGTGGCCAGGTGATTATAAATGTTGGATGctatcagtcaatcaatcaattttatttataaagcccaatatcacaaatcacaatttacctcacagggctttacagcatactacatccctctgtcctttgtagggatgggaattgataggattttatcgatatcaatgccattatcgattctgcttatcgatccgattctttatcaattcctcctgtgaattaaTGATATCACCTCCTGTTGTTTGTAACCCACACCTCCTCCCGCATAGAAATGTTTCGACGCTGTCTAACTGTTAACCACACAAAAAACTAACGGCAGCTTTCACAGTCATAAGCCAGCATTGGCATACAGTTATCTGTGTCACAACAGCCACAATGAGTTGTCATTAATGTTACTCCTAGCTGGTGATATAGAGATAAATCCCGGCCCACAGCCTGAGTGTTTCAACACCACGCAGCTAGTGCAGCTAACTCAGGTGAGGCAGCTAACACAGCTAGCCCTGCATATTATAACAACAAATAGCTTGCAAATCAACTCAACTGCCCTCATCTTACCATCCTTGGTGTTCCCATGAAATCCGACAACAGGAGCGGGGACGCACCGAAGCTCCACAGCGGGCTAGCAGCTCCAGtgaggctaacaacaacagcgccCCGCCGTCCACCTGGAGCTGGGATAAGCCAAAGCTCCACAGCgggctagcagctccagggaggctaacaacaacagcacctCGCCCGCCGTCAACCTGGAGCGGGGATGTGCCGAAGCTCCACAGCGGGCTAGCAGCTCtagggaggctaacaacaacagcgccCCGCCCGCCGTCCACCTGGAGCTGGGATGCACCGAAGCTCCACAGTGGGCTAGCAGCTCCAGTGAGGCAAACAACAACAGCGCCCCGCCCGCCGTCCACCTGGAGCGGGGATGCGCCGAAGCTCCACAGTGGGCTAGCAGCTCCAGtgaggctaacaacaacagcgccCCGCCCGCCGTCCACCTGGAGCAGGGATGC
This genomic stretch from Epinephelus moara isolate mb unplaced genomic scaffold, YSFRI_EMoa_1.0 scaffold381, whole genome shotgun sequence harbors:
- the LOC126387352 gene encoding uncharacterized protein LOC126387352 isoform X1, whose protein sequence is MEIENRFLLRTGSNWFNSSTSLAFMLNDSLINSFHYAESMLVSQQHVQQQRRRNGGETEAVKAVASLHAVVSLPGAASPLWSFGASPLQMDGGQGAVVVSLPGAASPLWNFGASLLQVDGGRGAVVVSLTGAASPLWSFGASPLQVDGGRGAVVVSLPRAASPLWSFGTSPLQVDGGRGAVVVSLPGAASPLWSFGLSQLQVDGGALLLLASLELLARCGASVRPRSCCRISWEHQGW
- the LOC126387352 gene encoding uncharacterized protein LOC126387352 isoform X2; translated protein: MEIENRFLLRTGSNWFNSSTSLAFMLNDSLINSFHYAESMLVSQQHVQQQRRRNGGETEAVKAVASLHAVVSLPGAASPLWSFGASPLQMDGGQGAVVVSLPGAASPLWNFGASLLQVDGGRGAVVVCLTGAASPLWSFGASQLQVDGGRGAVVVSLPRAASPLWSFGTSPLQVDGGRGAVVVSLPGAASPLWSFGLSQLQVDGGALLLLASLELLARCGASVRPRSCCRISWEHQGW